The Caldisericaceae bacterium genome includes the window TCACCTGTTAGTGCCATTTTTTCCTCCTTAAGTAATCTTCTAATATATATTATACTCAAATTACATTAAAAATTTTAGTAAAAAGTGTCTTTCTTTAAAATTTGTAATATAAAAAATGGATGTATAATATTTTAATGAATGAAAAAATAAATTTTGTAATTATAACAGGTTTAAGTGGCGCAGGTAAAACCAAAAGCGTTGGAGTGCTGGAAGATTTTGGCTATTATTGCATAGATAACCTTCCTCCAACTCTTATTAACGATTTTTTAAAGATTGTTTCAAAAACTTTCGGCAATATAAATAAGGTATGCGCAGTTATTGATGTAAGAAGTAAAGACTTTTTTGAGCAATTTCCAAAGATAGTAGAAGAATTACGCAAAAGGGATGATACCTCCTTAAAAGTGATCTTCCTTGAAGCATCCGACGAAACACTTATTAAAAGGTTTTCAGAGACAAGAAGAAGGCATCCTTTTAACGATGATGTTTCTTCTCCATTACCTCACAAGATAAAAGAGGAAAGGTTAAAACTTACCCCAATAAAGGAAATTGCTGATGTAGTAATTGATACAACTCATTTTACAACCCAAGACCTAAAGGCAAAAATTAGAGAAATTTTGACACTCGAAGGTAAAAAAGCCTTGAAAATTCTCATTACAACTTTTGGTTATAAATTTGGTATTCCTTTAAATTCTGACCTTGTAATAGATGTTCGTTTTATCCCAAACCCATTTTATGAGGAAACATTAACACAGTATTCAGGCCTTGATAGTAAAATTCAAGAATACGTTCTTAAGTTCAAAGAGACTAAAGCGTTTATCGATAAACTTTTAGATTTTCTTCTTTTCCTCGTACCCTTTTACATAAGGGAGGGCAAATCATACCTTTCGATTTCTTTTGGTTGCACCGGGGGAGTTCATAGGTCAGTTGCACTTGGAGAGATCATTTCAAAAAGGTTGAAAGAATTTGGTTATGATGTAAGCATATTCCATAGGGATCTTAAAAATGAGAATAGAGAATAGTAAACTGAGATTTTTTTTACCAGGTATTGGTATCAAAAGATACATTCTAATGATTATTATAGGAGTGCTTTTAGTTATCTATTCGGTCTTTTTGTTTCTTGTAACTATAACCCAAAACGAAAATTTCTTGTCAAATTCTCTTTATATTGGAAAATACTTGGATACTCCTTTAAAAAACCTTATTGTTGAAATAATTGCACTTTTGTTAATTTTAACAAGTTTTATTCTGATATTTTTTGGTATTTCTTTATTGATTAAATCTATAACAAGAGCGCTCATCCCTGATAAATCAGATGATGAAATCATGGCAATGCTATTTGAAAGAAAAAAAGATAGTCTTAAAAAGAAGATTGTAAATATCGGTGGTGGAACTGGGACAACATCGGTATTAGAAGGTTTAAGAGGTAAATTTCTAAAGATTGCTGCGGTAATTACCGTTGCAGATTCAGGCGGATCTTCTGGTAGGTTAAGAGCAGAGCTTTCTATACCCCCTCCTGGAGATATACGGAATTGCCTTATTGCCCTTACAGAAGAAAATTCCTTAGCAAGAAAAATCCTTTCTTATAGGTTTAAAGCGCAATCTTCCTGTTTTGATGGCCATAATTTGGGGAATATTCTCATTGCAGGGCTTACAAAAATTACAGGCGATTTTAGCGATGCTGTAATAAAACTTGCAAAATTATTAAATGTTGAAGGCGTTGTAATGCCATTCACAAAAGAAGAGGCAGTTCTTTGTGCAGAGTTTGAAGATGGCACAGTTGTTGAAGGAGAAAGTGAGATCACGGAAAGTTTTAAAAAGATAAAACGGGTGTTTCTTAAAGATCCGCAAATTAAACCCTACTTGCCTGCCTTAGAATATATAAAAGATGCTGACGTTATTGTTTTAGGTCCAGGAAGTTTATTCACAAGTATCATACCCCCGCTTCTAATTCCTTCAATTGCTGATACCATTAGATACTCTAAAGCAACCGTTGTGTTTATTGTAAATGCAATGACAGAACATGGAGAAACCGATGACTTTAAAGCTTCCGACCATGTGAAGGAGATAGTGAAAATTTTAGGTGAAAATGTTATTGATTATGCAATTGTAAATACGAAACAGTTTAGTGCAAGTTCTTTAGAGAAATACGAAAATAGTTCTTCTTTTCCTGTTGAGGCAGATTTAGAAAATATTAAAAAGTTAAATATAAAAGTTATTACTGGGGATTTTGCAACCGAAAGAGGTGGTCTCATACGTCACGATCCAGTTTCCATAGGCGAAATAATAATGAAAATAGCCTACAAGAAAGTTTGAACGTCAGAGTAAAAAGAGAGCTTTCCTCGGTAAAGAGTGATAGTTTTTTTGAACTCCTTGGTTTTGTTATTGCCAATGCAAAGAAAATTTATTCTTCAGATTTGATGATTGGATTTTCTTCAAAAGAATTATTCATTATAAGAAAAATTATCTCTATTTTTAATGAAGCTCATATTGATAGAGCTTCGGATATTCTTTCGAAAGATCGGTCTATGTATAACGTTTTCTTTTTGAATCCTTCAGACGATTTTAATAGTGATAAAATCATGGATCAAGTAAGGAAAGCAAATACAAAAGAGAAGAAAGCATTTTTAAGGGGTGTGTTTTTAGGTTGTGGTATAGTTTCAACTCCACCATCTTTTCACCTTGAATTGAGATTTGAAAAGCCTTCAGAATGTATTTTTGTTTCCCAAGTCATTTCACATTTTAAAATAAAGCATTCTACAAAAGTTGACAAAATATACATTTCAGGAAGAGAAAACATAAAAGAGTTCTTTTACGTTATTAGTGCAAATAGTGCGTATTTAGAACTCGAAAAAGACGCAGCTGTTAAATCTATTTCAAATAATGCAAATAGAGTTGCAAATTTTGAGTTTGCAAACCTAAAGAGGCTTACAAAAGCTGCTTCATCACACCTACAAACCATAAAGTCTCTTTTAGAAAATGGAGTTCTCGATAAACTCCCATCTGAATTGAGGGAAGTTGCCTATTTGAGAT containing:
- the whiA gene encoding DNA-binding protein WhiA, whose amino-acid sequence is MNVRVKRELSSVKSDSFFELLGFVIANAKKIYSSDLMIGFSSKELFIIRKIISIFNEAHIDRASDILSKDRSMYNVFFLNPSDDFNSDKIMDQVRKANTKEKKAFLRGVFLGCGIVSTPPSFHLELRFEKPSECIFVSQVISHFKIKHSTKVDKIYISGRENIKEFFYVISANSAYLELEKDAAVKSISNNANRVANFEFANLKRLTKAASSHLQTIKSLLENGVLDKLPSELREVAYLRYEFPYLSLRELSNISNGKWTKQEIYYRLKKLKDYGKQE
- the yvcK gene encoding uridine diphosphate-N-acetylglucosamine-binding protein YvcK — protein: MRIENSKLRFFLPGIGIKRYILMIIIGVLLVIYSVFLFLVTITQNENFLSNSLYIGKYLDTPLKNLIVEIIALLLILTSFILIFFGISLLIKSITRALIPDKSDDEIMAMLFERKKDSLKKKIVNIGGGTGTTSVLEGLRGKFLKIAAVITVADSGGSSGRLRAELSIPPPGDIRNCLIALTEENSLARKILSYRFKAQSSCFDGHNLGNILIAGLTKITGDFSDAVIKLAKLLNVEGVVMPFTKEEAVLCAEFEDGTVVEGESEITESFKKIKRVFLKDPQIKPYLPALEYIKDADVIVLGPGSLFTSIIPPLLIPSIADTIRYSKATVVFIVNAMTEHGETDDFKASDHVKEIVKILGENVIDYAIVNTKQFSASSLEKYENSSSFPVEADLENIKKLNIKVITGDFATERGGLIRHDPVSIGEIIMKIAYKKV
- the rapZ gene encoding RNase adapter RapZ — translated: MNEKINFVIITGLSGAGKTKSVGVLEDFGYYCIDNLPPTLINDFLKIVSKTFGNINKVCAVIDVRSKDFFEQFPKIVEELRKRDDTSLKVIFLEASDETLIKRFSETRRRHPFNDDVSSPLPHKIKEERLKLTPIKEIADVVIDTTHFTTQDLKAKIREILTLEGKKALKILITTFGYKFGIPLNSDLVIDVRFIPNPFYEETLTQYSGLDSKIQEYVLKFKETKAFIDKLLDFLLFLVPFYIREGKSYLSISFGCTGGVHRSVALGEIISKRLKEFGYDVSIFHRDLKNENRE